ATTTCTAAGGGACATTTTGATTATCTCAGACAAAACAATTTTCAGTTTGTTAAAAATATAGAAAATGAAAGTATTACGGTATCTTAAGCAAAAGGGTATTGATATTTAAAAGTTATAATCTTTGAAAAATGAGAAAATGAACCGCATTGCCATTGCAATTAAAAATCGCTTGAGCCTTCGCCCACCGCAAGCAGATAGTCTGAATATACTGGCAGAGCTTACAGACAAGTTAACGTTAAAGAAACACACCCCCAACCCCCTCTCGAGAGGGGAGCTTAAAAGTCCCCTCTTGGGAGGGGATTTAGGGGTGGGTAATACGGGAGGGGATTCAGGGGTGGGTTTTTTCCTTCAACAAGAACTTGAAAAGGTAAAAACCAGTTACCCTACCTGCACCGATTTTGAAAGAAACTTTCCTTCTCTCTGTTTTGCTTTGGCTACGGGTGTTGGAAAGACACGGTTAATGGGGGCATTTGTGGCTTATCTGTATCTGTCAAAAGGTATAAAAAACTTTTTTATTTTGGCTCCTAATATTACCATTTATAACAAACTCATTGAAGATTTCTCCAATCCCACCAGCCCAAAATATGTATTTCAGGGGATTGGTGAGTTTGTTCACAGACAACCACGGATTGTTACCGGGGATAATTACAATGCCATTGCCCAAACTTCCTTTTTTGAGTCAGACGCACATATTAACGTATTTAATATTTCCAAGATAAATGCCGAAACAAAGGGCGGAAAACTTCCGCGCATTAAAAGGCTTTCGGAGTATTTAGGCGTTTCTTATTTTAATTACCTTTCAAACCTCGATGATCTTGTCCTGTTGATGGATGAGTCACATCATTATAGAGCAGATAGGGGAATGCAGGTTATTAATGAACTAAACCCAATTTTGGGTTTAGAACTTACAGCGACTCCACAAGTAGAACGAAGTGGAGGGGCTATTAAGTTTAAAAATGTCGTGTTTGAATATTCATTAGCTAAGGCTATTCAGGACGGTTTTGTGAAGGAACCGGCAGTGGCTACCCGCAAAGACTTTGACCCTTCCAAATATTCTAGTGATGAACTGGACAGGATAAAACTGGAAGACGGCATTCGTATCCACGAAGACACGAAAGTGGCTTTGGATATATATGCGCGGGATAATAGAGTAAAACCGGTAAAGCCTTTTGTGCTGGTTGTCGCCCAGGATACAACCCATGCCGGCAAATTAAAGCATTTGATCATTTCAAAGGCATTCTTTGAAGGTAATTATGCCGATAAGGTAATGGAAATCCACTCCAGCCAGACGGGTACGGAAAAAGAAGAAAATGTTGCACAGTTGATTTCTTTGGAAAGGCCAGAAAATAATATAGAAATTGTCATCCATGTTAATATGCTGAAAGAAGGTTGGGACGTAACTAATCTTTATACAATTATCCCCTTAAGAACGGCTACGTCTATGACCTTAAGAGAACAGACTATTGGCAGGGGCTTACGCTTGCCGTATGGGAAAAGAACGGGAAATGACAAGGTGGACAAATTAACTATTGTTGCCCACGATAAATTTCAGGAAATAATTGACGCAGCCAATCAACCCGATTCCATTATTAAAAGACAAAATATAATCGAAATTGACCCACAGGAAATTTCCGGGCAAAAAGAGGTAATTACCTCTGCTTCAAACATTGAACAGCAATTTGAGGAAGAACAAAAAAGGATTGAACGTATTGCCGAACCTGAACAAAGGCAAAAGGCACAGATTAATTTTGAACTCAGAAAGACGATCCTTTCGACACTTCCGGAACTCAACAATGCGGTGGCGAACGTCAATGAATTGACAAAGTCTGAAATCAAGCAAATAGCAGTAGAAAAAATAAAACAAATGATTTGCAGTACCCTTCAGAAAAGTTTATTTGCCGCAGAAATGATAAAGGAAGTTGAAGAAGCGTATGAAGCGGTGGTACTTGATTTTGTACAGAACATTATCGAAATTCCAAGGATTACTATTCAGCAAAGTAATGAAGTACGGTCGGGCTTTAAGGATTTTGACCTTGATACGAAAAATCTGAATTACCAACCGGTATCGGAAGAAATTTTGGTAAAAAAGCTTCGTGAACAGGAAAACAGTGTTGATATTATAAGCGGGAAGGGCAGAGGTATACATGACAGTCCGGAAAATATCATTGTTAACGAACTCATGAATTATCCGGAAATAGACTATGACGGACAGTCTGATTTGTTATTCAAAGTAGCTGATCAGGCAATTGAAAAATTCAGGACGTACCTTGATGATGATAAATTGATGAATGTCGTTCTCTATAATAAGAGAGAAATTGCGGGATATATTCATTCGCAATTAATGCAACATTTTTACCTTGAAGCACCAAGCTATGAAAAACCCATGGTAAGGCCTTTTACAAAAATCGAAGAACATAATCTTTCAAAATACACGAAAGACAGTATTCATCATTTTACAGAGACAATCACACCGACCAATGCCATTCCCAATAAGGTATTTAGTGGTTTCAGGAAGGCATGCCACAATTTGTATAAATTTGATTCCAAGACAGAAAAAGATTTTGCGGTCATTTTAGAGCAGGACAAGGCAGTTCTTAAGTGGCTAAGACCCGCATCGAGTCAATTCCACATATACTGGAAGCACAATTCAAGGCAATACAATTCTGATTTTGTAGTGGAAATGAAAGATGCTATTTATATGGTGGAAACCAAAAAAGAAGGTGATATTGGAACCACAGATGTTCAGGAAAAAGCCCAGGCAGCCGTAGAATATTGCAAGTATGCTACTGATTTTACCATTCAAAATAGAGGGAAACCCTGGAAATATATTTTAATACCGCATAATGCAGTTATGGTAAATATGGGCTTTGAGAACTTGGTAAGGAGTTATGAATATCAAAGTGAATAATTTCTTTACTTTAGGGATAATTTTTTGTATATTTCCAACGTTTTCCGGGCAGTATTCTCCCACGAAAAATCCTTAATCCGTTCTAAAGATTTCGTGATTAAGCTGTTTCTCAACTCCTCGTCCAGCAGCACCTTGTTTATTGCGTCCCGGAGAGCAGTAACATCGTGCGGATTGACAAGTACGGCTGCATCCCCCGCAACCTCTGATATTACGGGAATATCAGAGGCAATGATCGGTATTCCATGCCCCATCGCCTCCAGGACAGGCAAGCCGAATCCTTCAATAAGAGACGGAAAAACAAACACCTTCGCTTTTTTATAAAGATATTTTAAATCGCAGTCCTGAACGTATCCCAGGAAAAAAACCTTTTCCTCTAATTTACAATCATGAACAGCTGACTTTACATCTTCATAAGCATTTCCTTTATTGCCAGCAATCACAATTGCATAATTCCTTTGTAAGGAATCGTCAAGGAGGGAAAACGCCCTTACAATAGATTCAACCTGCTTTGTTTTTTCGATAACACCTACATAGAGTATATAATTCCCGGGTATATGATACTTTTTGAAAATATATTCACCATCGTTATCATCATTATCTACGGATAAATTCCCTGAAAAACCTTCCAGGGTTACACCAATGGATTCAGGGGTATAGTCCAATAGATCAAGAATTGCCTTTCTCGTGGTATCCGATACGGTTATTATGAAATTGGCTTTCTTTACACTGAGGAGCACGAAAAGTCGTTTTGCATAACTTTTGAGTCTCCCATATTTTTCCGACTGAATAAATTCCGCAAGGTCGTGGATTGTTACCACTATGGGACAGTGCCGTTTTAAAATCGGTATGGGGTTTGTATAATGAAGCACGTTGAGGTTATACGTTTTTACCACTTTGGGGAATATCAGTGCCTGCCAGAATGCCTTTAACAGGGTGCCTTTTGGCGGAGACATTTGTATAAACTGAAAGTTGGGTGCTGTGAGTGGCTTTACAAATCTTTGCCAGTGTGCATAGAAGATGAAGTACTGATTTGTAGTATCCATTTGGGAGAATTGATAGAGTATCTCTGTGATATACCTGTCTGTGCCTCTTAAGGTTTCGTTCGAGGTTATCATATTGATACCGATGTTTATTCTATTCTTCAATGTTGATCCTGCTAACCATACTAACCGGGTATTTTTGTGAAAATTGTTGACAATACCTTCTTTACCGCATTGAATACTTCGTCTACAGAAATTTCACTTAAGCACGGGAAATCCTTACAGTCCGGCGTATAGTCGTGCTGGTGTACATAACAAGGTGAACACGCCAGATTTTTTCTTATCACAATACAGCCTTCCTGTGGGCCAATAACCTGCTCCGGTGAAGTTGAGCCGAAGATGGCCACAGAAGGTATTTTTAAAGCCAGTGCAATGTGCAGCGGACCTGAGTCGTTACCTAAAAACAGGCTGGAAACCTTGATAATAGCGACCATCTGTGCAAGGGTAGTCCTGCCCATTACACTGATAATATCAGGGCTTT
The Candidatus Brocadia sp. genome window above contains:
- a CDS encoding glycosyltransferase family 1 protein, encoding MKNRINIGINMITSNETLRGTDRYITEILYQFSQMDTTNQYFIFYAHWQRFVKPLTAPNFQFIQMSPPKGTLLKAFWQALIFPKVVKTYNLNVLHYTNPIPILKRHCPIVVTIHDLAEFIQSEKYGRLKSYAKRLFVLLSVKKANFIITVSDTTRKAILDLLDYTPESIGVTLEGFSGNLSVDNDDNDGEYIFKKYHIPGNYILYVGVIEKTKQVESIVRAFSLLDDSLQRNYAIVIAGNKGNAYEDVKSAVHDCKLEEKVFFLGYVQDCDLKYLYKKAKVFVFPSLIEGFGLPVLEAMGHGIPIIASDIPVISEVAGDAAVLVNPHDVTALRDAINKVLLDEELRNSLITKSLERIKDFSWENTARKTLEIYKKLSLK
- a CDS encoding type III restriction endonuclease subunit R, yielding MKNEKMNRIAIAIKNRLSLRPPQADSLNILAELTDKLTLKKHTPNPLSRGELKSPLLGGDLGVGNTGGDSGVGFFLQQELEKVKTSYPTCTDFERNFPSLCFALATGVGKTRLMGAFVAYLYLSKGIKNFFILAPNITIYNKLIEDFSNPTSPKYVFQGIGEFVHRQPRIVTGDNYNAIAQTSFFESDAHINVFNISKINAETKGGKLPRIKRLSEYLGVSYFNYLSNLDDLVLLMDESHHYRADRGMQVINELNPILGLELTATPQVERSGGAIKFKNVVFEYSLAKAIQDGFVKEPAVATRKDFDPSKYSSDELDRIKLEDGIRIHEDTKVALDIYARDNRVKPVKPFVLVVAQDTTHAGKLKHLIISKAFFEGNYADKVMEIHSSQTGTEKEENVAQLISLERPENNIEIVIHVNMLKEGWDVTNLYTIIPLRTATSMTLREQTIGRGLRLPYGKRTGNDKVDKLTIVAHDKFQEIIDAANQPDSIIKRQNIIEIDPQEISGQKEVITSASNIEQQFEEEQKRIERIAEPEQRQKAQINFELRKTILSTLPELNNAVANVNELTKSEIKQIAVEKIKQMICSTLQKSLFAAEMIKEVEEAYEAVVLDFVQNIIEIPRITIQQSNEVRSGFKDFDLDTKNLNYQPVSEEILVKKLREQENSVDIISGKGRGIHDSPENIIVNELMNYPEIDYDGQSDLLFKVADQAIEKFRTYLDDDKLMNVVLYNKREIAGYIHSQLMQHFYLEAPSYEKPMVRPFTKIEEHNLSKYTKDSIHHFTETITPTNAIPNKVFSGFRKACHNLYKFDSKTEKDFAVILEQDKAVLKWLRPASSQFHIYWKHNSRQYNSDFVVEMKDAIYMVETKKEGDIGTTDVQEKAQAAVEYCKYATDFTIQNRGKPWKYILIPHNAVMVNMGFENLVRSYEYQSE